Part of the Faecalibacterium duncaniae genome, CGCAGGAAGAACAAAAAAAGTTGCTAAAGACTGTGCTGCGTTCATAAACCACCCTGCGTCATCTATATAGCGTTTTTCCCCAAAAGAAAACTGCCCTTGAGTAAAAACAATAATTGCAACCATAATAACTGCGAATATGGCGACCAACACAATTTTTGAACGTCGGAGTTTTTGATGTTCTGCCCAAATCAATTCTTTCATCATTCAATCACTCACTTTCTATGCTTTAAGGAAATGTACGCAAATACGATAGAAACAATAGTCCATATACCGATACAAAAAAGTGCAGCCGGAATATTGACTTCCTGTGCCAAAATAACACCGGGAATATCTCGCATGATAATTGCTGTTGCACTGGATAGAGGGTGTAGGTACATATTAACCATAAGCAAAATAAAGCTAAGAAAGGTGTAAACCAGTGTCACACATACAGGGAGTATATAGTTCTTCCCGGCAGCTGCAACCGCTAAAAGTGGTAATATGGAAAATGCGGTAAGTATGGCGATTTCAATACATTTCTTAAATAGATAACTGATACTATTCCATTCAAAGGTTATATAACCGGGAAGCATACCGAAAAATACAGACGCTATGGCTGTAAGCAACATAAAACAAACGGAATAAGACAGTACAACAATAAATTTGCTAAAAAAATATCCTGTCTTGCTAATCGGTATAATCCACAACTGTTTGAGCATATCGTTTTGATTTTCGTCATACATGAGCATAGTAGAAACCAAACCCAATACAACAGGAAGTATAATCCAAGCTGTATAGCTGAATGTAGTCCACTTATAAAATTGTAATGGTTCAATAACTGTTTTATCAGCACTTCTGAAATAAAAAACTGCAAGAAGTGGCATGAAAAGAGCGGATAACAGCATTAACACAATAAATTTTTTTCGACGCAGTTTAAGAAACTCTGCCTGTATCAGCCTAAGCAATTCCTTCTCCTCCTGTGATTTTTTTGAAATAGTCCTCTAATGTATCATTGCATAGCTGAGAACTGATAACAGCTATATCCTGTACCACAAGAGCTTTATTGACAGCAGCCATATCCAACGAAGTGTCATAAATCCGCAGGGTGTGTTCGTCCTGTACGGAATATTCGGTAACCCCAAACTGCCTTTCCAAAACAAGAGAAGTTTTCGGTATATCAGAAACTTGCAGAAGTATATACTTACTGTTTTTCTTTTGTAGCTCATTCATGCTGTTTTCTTCCAGTAGTACACCATGGTCAATAATGCCGATGTCATCAGCCAGTAGTGCAATTTCGGACAGAATATGACTGGAAATAAGAATTGTTTTTCCGCGCTCGATACTTAAAGTCTTAATAAAGTCCCTTACTTCTGCAATGCCTATCGGGTCAAGACCGTTTGTGGGTTCATCTAAGATTAGCAGTTCAGGGTCATGTAAAATAGCATTTGCTATTCCAAGACGCTGCTTCATTCCAAGAGAATACTTGCTAAACAATTTTTTGTCCCGATAAGGCAGACCGACAATCTCCAAGGCGTTTTTTACTGCATTTGGCGCAGCAGTACCGCGCAGTTTTGCAAATATCTCCAAGTTTTCCGTACCTGTTAAATTCGGATAAAAGCCGGGTGTTTCAATAATAGCACCAATCCGGGGATATACTCTTTTTTCCCTCCCTTTGATATTTTGACCGAATACGTCTACTTCGCCGGAAGTAATATCGGTCAACCCCAAAATCATTTTCATAATTGTGGTTTTACCCGCCCCATTACGCCCCAACAGCCCATATATCTGTCCTTGTTTCACATGGATATTAACAGAATTGACTACCGTTTGCTCTCCATAAGTTTTTGTCAGTTGTTTTGTTTCAATTACATATTTATTCATCATATATCCTCACTTTCAATAGGTCTGTTTCCGCAATGCAAGTACGGAAACAATGGCTGAAATACTTCCAATTACCAAAAGAGAAATTAAACAGATATTCGGAGATATAGTTATTTCTATTCCTCCCGCCCATTTCTTAACCATTTCTGCTGCGTCAGATGAAATATAGGGATAAATTCCCATAACACTCGCCAGTGGGTGCAGTCCCATAATCCCCGACGGAATAAGCACGACAGGCACAAGATAAAGTAATGCAGCCCCAATCGGTAGAACATATCCCTTTGCCAATGTTGCTAAAAAAATAACGGGGAGCATTGCAAGTGGAACTAACACGCCACCGGCTAAAAATAATAATCCCGCCTGTAAAATTGTTTCCGTATTCAAATCTGTAAAGCCGCCTGCAAGAAAGCCGCCAAGAATACAGATTGCAAAAGTAAGCAGACATAGTGCTAATGACATAAAAATTACCACTGCTATCTTTGAAAAATAAAGTTGCGTTTTGGAAATCGGAATAATCAGAAGTCCTTTTAAGGTATCATTTTTCTGTTCATCAAAGAACAATGTGGTTGCAAACATACTCAACACAATAGGCAGAAACAAACTTGTAAGGTTCTTAAATGCCAATGTGTATAAATCACTAAAACTATTCATTAGTGAGCTACTTCTTGATATACTGAAAGCACGTTCAACTGCGAATATTCCTAAAATTGCAGTTAGAATAAAGATACCTAAGACTGTCTTATTGCGTTTCCATTTCAGCATTTCAGTAGAAATAATAGTCATTGTCTTTTCCTCCTTTCTACCTCCCATTATATAGTATCAACCTTGCCATAACCTTGCCGAAACCTTGCTTTTTTCTTGTTTTATAGCAGGAAAGCCCCGCGTTATTTACAGGGCTTTGGGAAGCAATATAGTAAATACAGTCCCTTTATCAGAGCTGTTTTCAGCGGTAATGGTTCCTTTGTGAACACTGATAAGCTCTTTAGCAATCGCCAGTCCTAAACCATTTCCCTTTGCAGACCGCGACTGGTCGCACTGGTACATTCTTTCAAAAATATGTGGCAGCTTATCGGGAGCTATTCCTTTTCCATTATCTGAAATTATAATTTTAGCTTGTTGTATATCTTCACAAATATGCAGTGCCATTTTATCTCCCGCACTATGGATAATAATATTTTGAAAAAGATTGTTAAGTACGCGGGTATATGCGTTTACATCTATGTGAATAAAATACTCTGTTTCGGGTATGACAAACTCATATTCAAAATGATTGCTTTCTAAGACGGGAATCCAATCCGCTATAATGTTGCGGGATAACTCGTTAAGGTCAAATTTTTCAAAATGAAAAATCTGCTCTCCGGAATCCAGTTTTACCCATTCAAACAAATTTTCCACAAAGGATTTCATATAGTGGGCTTTTTCATGTGCGACATGGATATATTCGTCCTTTTCCTCTCCAATAACAATTTTGTTTTCAACCGCTTCCAGATAACCTACAAGAGAAGCAAGCGGGGTCTTTACATCATGTGAAAGACTTGTCATCAGCCGTTTATATGCCTGTTCAGATTGTCTTTGCCGTATAAGCTGCGCCTGACTGTTTACTGCTATTTTGTTAATGTCATAGCAAATTGTTTTTGTCATATCGTTTTCGCCTGCTAAAATACGTCGGTTCAAATTCCCGCCCTTTATATCCTCTAAGGCGTCTTTTATCAGCGCAAGCTGGGTCCGCACACGCCGTAAGACAAAAAGGAGATACATAATAATAAGCAGCATAAGGGCTATCACTATGAAAAGATAAACATTTATATCCATGTTACGCCTCCTTGTTAAAACGGTAGCCGACACCCCGGACAGTTAAAATGTAAAAGGGGTGGTCGGGGTCTGGCTCAATCTTTTTCCTTAATTTGCTAATAAAAGACATAATATTGCTATCATCAAAAGCGTATTCTTCCTCCCATACCTGTGAATAAATTTGTTTTTTGGTAAATACTCGTCCTTTGTTGGAAGCAAGAAAGAGAAGTAAATCAAATTCTTTTCCTGTAAGCAAAACGGGAATATCTTTGACCGTAACTGTACGATTTAATTTGTCAATTACCATATCTTTCAACGATATGCTGTCTATGTCTGCCGTAAAGGGGTTTAAGGTGGTATATCGCCGGATAAGGGAATTGACACGCGCCAAAAGCTCGTTAATACCAAATGGCTTTGTCAAGTAGTCGTCTGCTCCCAGTCGCAGACCGAAAACCTTATCTTCTTCGCTGCTTTTTGCAGTAAGCATAAGCACCGGGATATTGCTTGTATCTCTAATTTTTTGGAGAATCTGAAACCCGTCTATATCCGGCAGCATTACGTCCAAAATAATAAGGGAATAGCTATCTTTATTTTCATCAATTAG contains:
- a CDS encoding ABC transporter permease, with translation MLRLIQAEFLKLRRKKFIVLMLLSALFMPLLAVFYFRSADKTVIEPLQFYKWTTFSYTAWIILPVVLGLVSTMLMYDENQNDMLKQLWIIPISKTGYFFSKFIVVLSYSVCFMLLTAIASVFFGMLPGYITFEWNSISYLFKKCIEIAILTAFSILPLLAVAAAGKNYILPVCVTLVYTFLSFILLMVNMYLHPLSSATAIIMRDIPGVILAQEVNIPAALFCIGIWTIVSIVFAYISLKHRK
- a CDS encoding ABC transporter ATP-binding protein → MNKYVIETKQLTKTYGEQTVVNSVNIHVKQGQIYGLLGRNGAGKTTIMKMILGLTDITSGEVDVFGQNIKGREKRVYPRIGAIIETPGFYPNLTGTENLEIFAKLRGTAAPNAVKNALEIVGLPYRDKKLFSKYSLGMKQRLGIANAILHDPELLILDEPTNGLDPIGIAEVRDFIKTLSIERGKTILISSHILSEIALLADDIGIIDHGVLLEENSMNELQKKNSKYILLQVSDIPKTSLVLERQFGVTEYSVQDEHTLRIYDTSLDMAAVNKALVVQDIAVISSQLCNDTLEDYFKKITGGEGIA
- a CDS encoding ABC transporter permease, translated to MTIISTEMLKWKRNKTVLGIFILTAILGIFAVERAFSISRSSSLMNSFSDLYTLAFKNLTSLFLPIVLSMFATTLFFDEQKNDTLKGLLIIPISKTQLYFSKIAVVIFMSLALCLLTFAICILGGFLAGGFTDLNTETILQAGLLFLAGGVLVPLAMLPVIFLATLAKGYVLPIGAALLYLVPVVLIPSGIMGLHPLASVMGIYPYISSDAAEMVKKWAGGIEITISPNICLISLLVIGSISAIVSVLALRKQTY
- a CDS encoding sensor histidine kinase gives rise to the protein MDINVYLFIVIALMLLIIMYLLFVLRRVRTQLALIKDALEDIKGGNLNRRILAGENDMTKTICYDINKIAVNSQAQLIRQRQSEQAYKRLMTSLSHDVKTPLASLVGYLEAVENKIVIGEEKDEYIHVAHEKAHYMKSFVENLFEWVKLDSGEQIFHFEKFDLNELSRNIIADWIPVLESNHFEYEFVIPETEYFIHIDVNAYTRVLNNLFQNIIIHSAGDKMALHICEDIQQAKIIISDNGKGIAPDKLPHIFERMYQCDQSRSAKGNGLGLAIAKELISVHKGTITAENSSDKGTVFTILLPKAL
- a CDS encoding response regulator transcription factor, which translates into the protein MNKVLIIDDDKELCALMKKCIEQEKLSAVTVYNGIEGVRLIDENKDSYSLIILDVMLPDIDGFQILQKIRDTSNIPVLMLTAKSSEEDKVFGLRLGADDYLTKPFGINELLARVNSLIRRYTTLNPFTADIDSISLKDMVIDKLNRTVTVKDIPVLLTGKEFDLLLFLASNKGRVFTKKQIYSQVWEEEYAFDDSNIMSFISKLRKKIEPDPDHPFYILTVRGVGYRFNKEA